AGCCCATGATGCAATCCATGAAACAACCAATTGTAGAATAAAGGGAATTGCACACAGGATTCCATTCTAAACAACCGAACACAAACACTCATAAATATAGATCCACAATGCGCAAAGTTAAAAACATACTGAGTACCTGGTGATCTTGTATTCGGATTTTCATGCATTAGAACTCACtcttaatgattcaaaaaccttacctcaaatatgttaaccAATTTGTGCTATCAAGTAAGTTAcagaatcagacacaaaaataaacttactctgaataaacataccttttattCCGATGGATTTGGATACTTGACCCTCAAAATTTATGGGGTGGGGGGGGGTAGTTGTATTCTGGAAAATATGTTTCCGATAATTTATGTATGACAGTGTTCGAAGCTTTGGAGCTCTTAATGTTGATTACTCTTTCTACGTATTTCACCATACGTTAGaagtttctaaaacaaattgaaaattcctTGCCACAATTATAAAGCTCAAATATCCAAACATAAGTtcgtgaagaaatattttttgctattattatattatttactacttgtctaaaaaattttaaatcaaagactctgtaaatttttacaacattgCGAATAGCATTAAAGTACTGTTTTCCTGTCTAAACTATAGGGATCATACTTTACAAATCTCCCTACCCCTATTTGACTGTTAAGAATCCaaatacagaagaaaaattatactatacacaaaaaaatccgtttttgtgtctgatgtCGTTACGCAAAATATCGAGTTCGCAAAATATTTTGCCTCATTTCATTTCAAACCATTAACCTATTTGTGACTGGTATCTTTTTAAGGgatagttcattttttaaaaattgaaaaaatttggtcCTATTTTTTCgtcattatgaaataattattataagattgagttctagtacGTGAAAAAACGGTTTATAGatccaaatttattaaacatggTTTTTTTTCAGCATCATACTTTATCCTCAAAAGTTAAATTGTTTACAAGATTTATTCAAGCATGTCTTTCGGCTTTCATTTTGTATCTGAAAACATGAATCTTCTAATAAACATTTGCAattatttgctatatttttaaagtccttaaattatgttaaactGCAAGTTCTGGACTAAAATGTTTAGTgggcttaatttttaaaactttgtgaGAATTTTACcctattaaaaatgattttaaggtGTTCGCAAagttctgaaaaatataaatgtgttaagttataactatttactgacaaaatttcaatttaaagaaaatatagatgcaaaagaataagttaataaacgaaaaataagttaataatcaaaaggaaattaaaacttaacgtaaggaatttttttgttatgctCAGATCTAAATATAAAGATCTCtgataaatataacatttttcagtagcttcattaaaactgttttttgaaGACTCcattgaaatatgaaataatgctttttcgcaaataataagctatttttattactgatgtaagtttgcaactgttacttaTGACTGTTAgctcaagtttagcctatctaaagccagcgctgtctacgcttattttgaaaagggCGTAAAATCTGGAGAAAAGCCATAacatttgtgaaaatgaaaagcatttgtggtctatttttaatagttaaaatcttGCTTAAATGCTGCATTATTTGGGATCATAaacatttgcaaaaactgagaataaggcagtgattttgataatttttatgtaggTAGGAAAATGTCACCGAATTggcgattttaaaaaagttaaaaaacttttaaaaaatattcaagttatttgtttgttctaaagcccagataatccatcatcagagatgccaacttactccagacagcaaatatatattttaaagtggtagtttatcaattgtgattcttggtttaataaattcaatttagttgatttttatccaccagtatttctaagtaattcgtaggcttataaaATTCCTCACTTCATTGTACTGTACTTAAGtaatgctataccttttaaaaagcaaccagaaatagtcaaatattagcaaaatttactttgtagttattttccgctttttaaattattttggcgtgtccggagcagttggcatctctgcatcatgtcaagatttatatatatagtttaaaattatcgcTATGCTTCaagtaaaaagcatttaaactatggtttttttaattttccttgacAACAGAGTTTCGAAAAACAACATTAAACCTTAAATACCACTTATtgaattattcttatttgtaTCAAGAACCTGCGAGCAAATTTGAAAGAATAGAATGGAAagatataaatgaaagaaaatattgtaaatgatGCCACTTGCTCTCCCGGCCCTTGATTATTTCTTAAAGCACatttaaatgtatcaaaaatgctttaaattttgcagagaaagaacatttaaatcataaaagtaCTTACCGATGTCAAATCGTAACGAAGAATTGTATGTAGATACGTTGGCAACTCTGTCATCAACATGATGTAACCGAAACTATGTCCTATCACAGCAAAAGTAAATGCCCATACAGGTGCGGATAACATCATTTCTTTCCATGGGATCGAGATGttctgttatattaaaatttaattattacatagcTGCCAGCTTGTATCTttgtgaagaaatattttagaaatttataacaagTTAAGAATTAAAGGGGAAATAGTTTAGTCGAACTTTCTATTCTGGAAATAGCTCGGAATGAGTCTCGCAGAAAGCTGAACGCAGATTGAaagcgtgtttaagaaaatggacataaaattttatttcacttttcaaactaatttatgAAACTTGTTCGTTTCTTAAGAATTTGCACAGCACTTCAATCTGTGATTTCTAGTttataaatgtcattaaaatttaaactgacaACATCCGCaatcttaaaatatgataaCTAAATACGAAATGTTTTAGTGAGTCGGTTCTTGTCCTCAGAAAATCCACAATCTTAAactataataactaaataagaaatttattagagACTCGGTCTCATCCTCAGAACAACCacaatcttaaaatatgataactaaataaaacgCTTATTAGACACTCGGTCTCATCCTCAGAACATCCACTATCTTAAAATACGATGACTAAATGAGAAATATATTGAGACTCGGTCTCGTCCTCAAAACATCCacaatcttaaaatatgataaCTAAATACGGAATTTTTTAGTGAGTCGGTTCTTGTCCTCAGAAAATCCACAATCTTGAACtatgaaaactaaataagaaatttatttgagaTTCGGTCTCATCCTCAGAACAACCACACTCTTAAAATatgataactaaataaaacgCTTATTAAACACTCGGTCTCGTCCTCAGAACATCCacaatcttaaaatatgatatttaaataagaaatatattagacACTAGGTCTCAAATATATTATGGTTAGTAATATGAAAACTTAATATGATTACGGCTAGCAATATGATaactaaataagaattatattagaGACTCGGTGCCGTCCTCAGATCCCCACATTCTCAAAATATGATAACTTATTAAGAAGTATATTAGAGACTCAATATCGTCCTCAGAACAATCacaatcttaaaatatgatatttaaataagaaatatattagacACTAGGTCTCAAATATATTATGATTAGTAATATGAAAACTTATTATGATTACGATTAGTAATATGATAAccaaattagaattatattagaGACTCGGTGCCGTCCTCAGAACCCCCACAATCTCAAAATATGATAACTTATTAAGAAGTATATTAGAGACTCAATATCGTCCTCAGAACAATCacaatcttaaaatatgatatttaaatgagaaatatattaGACACTAGGTCTCAAATATATTCTGATTAGTAATATGAAAACTTAATATGATTACGGCTAGTAATATGATAACTAAATAAGAACTATATTAGAGACTCGGTGCAGTCCTCAGAACACCCACAATCTCAAAATATGAtaactaaataagaaataaatgagagATTTGGTCATCAAAATTCTATggtattttatctatttaattaacgaaaatatttgaataaaccgAACACTGACTTTACAATTAAACTTATGTATTAGTTCCTTAGATAATTGTGTTTCCTTTTCTCCTTAAGCAccaaccaaaatatttaaagaccATAATAGTCTCATCTTCTGTTAACTTTCTCTTTTTAACATAgacacttttgaaatttcagttctgaaaatttgtattgtaaaaaataaaaccttttctgATTGCACGTCTTGATTGTCTTCAATATAAAACAGCTCTTCCTTGGAGATGCTTGGATGTATATCTGGTGtttcatacataaaaagaaACCAACAAATACACCACAGGACACCCATTCCCCCTGAAATACAAGATATGCATTTAGTTTAGAGTTTTTCATAAGAGATAACTTCTATTAGCTTTAATCAATATTACTATATGCTTACCAAACAGATAAAAAACAGATGGCCATCCACCAAATGTATCTAAGCCGCATAACACTCCAGAGAGTGTCATAGCTATAACTTCACCAGCCATGActccagaaaaaataattgttgaagCTCTGCTACGTTCCATCTTTGGTGACCATTTGCTTATGGCGATTTGGATTGAGGGTGCTGTTACACCCTATAAAAACGAGGTAATTCAGATGAAATCtcaaacagttaaataaatatttagaaaatttgtttagatAGTTTGTTAgactttaaatatctttttatttatttcttgctttaaaaaaatttgcaaaattctgtcgttttttttctgtttcacaTAGCCCGCTGTGGACCAGGGGTAACATCTaggttaaggctccacaatttcatCAATACGGCATGATTGTGACAAAGTGataagcctccacacggttttttagaagtagtctgcgcagactatttaaaaaatgaacaagttAGGTGCATGAACCCAGATTctactttaaaagttattgagagaaatttattatgtatatttgaaaattgaatctgtagtggttgacaagtgaataagacaagccaatcatattcataaatttaaaaaaaaatttagacatatatgtactaccacttttttatttttactagactTCGTATTAAATCGAtctttcgtaaactggtttactttcatagtggtctgatcggactacctttGAGAAAACGCGTGGAgaatttcagttataggaggcgttggatCAGCACTGCGAGCAGAGAagcgcctcctataactgaaagccttcACACGGTTTCTGGTAAGTTTTTGGTTTAGATCACTATGAAGTTAAACCCGCTTACGAACGAgccatttaatacaaaatctagtaaaaataagaaagtggtagcaaatatatgtctaaaaattgtttttaatttatgaatacgattggtttgtcttatttacttatcttatttatcacagattcaattctcaaatataaatgataaatttctctcaagtactTTTCAAATAGAATTTGGGCTCATGCGAATCATTCAAAATATCCGTTGGCAATAGCTATCAGCTTGGGCATTGGATTGCAAACGATTCATTTTACTATAGGCATTAGCTCGAAGATTTTAACATTCAGTTATATTTCccttaaattgaaaatgttcttttgtttGTATTAACTTTAGTTTCAAAGAACAATTGTACCATAGTCATTTGGTTGTCCGGGGCCTTCAGGCCTCGTATGggccttttttctttatatcacGTGATGCTTAATCCTGAAGTAGTTTtactcataaattaaaattaagaagaaaatataaataaattattgggcAAACAAAATCATACAATATAAGCTAGAATATAATTAGTTAATGTGATGCCATTATAGCTTCTAAGAGTAGCGACGACCGTACAACTGCGACGCCTAAAACTATTAGAGTGTCGTGATTCAAATCGACAGCAGCGCCACTGTACGTTACTGGAGAGCctcttaaaatatcaatttaaatcgATTGCAGTGCCAAGATCATGTAGTGTTAGAATAGTGAAGTATTTTTGTCCCTAGGGAGGGCTTTTTTCATAATCTCAATTAAttagagtaaaatttattttaagcgaaTTCAAGCAATACTCAGATCTAACTTGAAACATTTACGTAATTAATACATGGTGATTGTTAAAACTTGTTTCTGTAATATgaatctttataataaaataattatgccaTCATTTTTTCGTAAAAAGGAAAAGTCTTTTTAATAAGACGTTAGTTTCAATATGACAGCTTTTAATCTTTCCGAGGATGATTTAATTGAGtggattaaaatttgaattataagtaTCGGCagaaaaatacgttttattttGTTGGAGCTTAATCACAacattgaatgatttttatgcaCTTATATGTTcgtttaacttattaatttgtAGTGTTGGTCaatgtcattttaaatcaaatttatgaatctgagaaatatattttacaaccactttaaacataaatataaaacttaattaatcagttgaattaattaaatgggttaggattaaaaatttaatgataagtaTGTTTACGTCAGCAAACCCTTGAAGAACTCGAACACAAATAAAAGCAGTTGTACCCCAACTGACAGCCAGGGGAGTTAACAAGGAAAATATTGATGTTGCCAATACACCACCGCCAAACACCCACTTGGCGCCAAACTTTTCAGCCAGAATGCCTCCTGGCAACTGAGTAACAACGTACCCTTGATAGTATGCACCAAGAATTATACCTTGAATTCTAGGATTCCAGTCGTATTTCTCTCcctagaaagaaaaatgttatgtttttaataagttaGGTTGTAGCACGTGAAATATCTACTACTCAGACTATATAAATTGTGTTCAAACTATTAGAATGTggtaaatgcattttaaatttccagCAGTAGGCTGATCGTAAGGTCGCTGATCGTTAGGTCACGAAGCCCAGTATAACACAGAACTCAACCATCCCCGGAAGTGGCTGGGTGACCATTTTGATCAGCCTGCTTAGGGACCGAAAGTGCGCAGTATCGGACCTCATCAAGTCGTTTTACCGTATTTACAGTACAGTACTCGCGCAGGTCGTATTGTCATAGAAAAAGGAAAGGGAATAAAGTAGGGCTCTTAGAATACGTAACTAATGTGGGAAACTGCTCGGTGCGGTATGATAtaccagaaaaacaacttatagggtgagaaatatatttaaatttagcaaaGCATCATGTGTACTAAAATTCAGTTCATGCGCATTAGAAGCAAAGTGACAGTCCGGAGTACGTCCCCTGTGAGAAGGTTGTTGGACCGGTTGCTGCGTACTGCAAACAGCAacttcattctttctttttacgtCAAAATGTGTTAGCATATTTAATCAATATGGATGATAtctcaaagaaatatcttaataataGTAGAGTACTGTTTATaaatagtgcaaaaaaaaagcaaaacttcCCCTCCCCAACCCTAGCAGTGGTTGGGAGGACAGAAAGAAGCAAAACATTCTCAAAAACATCTGCTGCTATGCccctaaatgttgttttttctcTTATACACAGGAATCGAACCAAACCTTGGGAGACTGGTTTACATTATGGAGCTGGAATTCTTCCTCGATGTATATTCTTTGGTCAGGCTACCAGAGCTGGGGAGCCACACCCTCTGCAAAGAATCAAAATCgtgatggcatgccttcggatcatcccGTGGAGGATATTTACAGATTTTAACTTTCTAAAAGGTTTTCTTGAGGTGCatcaattttcaaacattatctCTAGGACAATTAAAATGCAACATTTGAGAAGTCccatattaaattactttctttatcTAGAATACGAGAAATCAGCAATTGCTGCACATTGCTGGAATCTTAGGCATGAATTCAATTTCGGCacagctaaaattatttatccccccccccagtcacatcagcttatcttgatgccctggaatccTGTTTTATTCCTATGTTAACAACATTAGTTCCTCACCACCTATCTGTAAACgcatgaaaatgcattttatcctGATTTCCCCTCTCGGCCAAtgtggttttttattttttgtttagtcagtttttcctttttatcttcttttttttctcttggttATTGtggtttctctttttttttttttttcatttttcattggcaactttccgttttatatttcaagtcACTTTTGTTTCTGATCattcaagaaacaaaaatggGTGCCTGTTTTTCGGCACTTGAAAcctgtcgactgttatttcctatttacaGATTTTTGAAGCGAAGGAAGTTTTTACTCaggtaatatcttaccgcttaACAGtttcttaagaattatttattaaataaatatgaaatataatgtacattttgaatacaaatagcatgtaaaatcttccaagaCTTTTGGAGCAAAGAGAAATATTGTTTACCTACAGTTAGTATagaaatgttttcatatttcttgCCCAATCCCtgtaaatatctatattattgttttataaggATAAATGGAACtatatttcagcaaaataaaaataaaaaatttaaaaaaaaccctttatttttctctgaaaatgaaaatctgTCTTTTTAAATGGCACATATTGTTCAAAACGGGAGAAGTTGACATTTATGCATATATGAATCCATTCTTACTTTATAGGAAGGGACTTCATTTGTAGACTGATTTCTAGCAAGATTTGGGCATTCTAGAACTTCCTCGATTGTGCTATTTTCAGGAATTGTTTTCGTGTGGTTGTGGTTCGTCATGGCCACTATTGCTACACTAAGATTGATTCTCATGGTGTAGACTGCAAGCAAGCCGAAACATCCAAGAAGAACAATAACATGTCTTCTGGGGAAGTAGATGGTCTTTGGAtctagaaatatattattattagcatgattagaatatttttttctgaaattttaagttgaatgaTTCAagtattaaactaataaattagaAGAACTTATCAATACACTGGttgaaatttcatgaaaaatatggttaaataacaatttatttaagtgttattttaccatattcaaacaaaaaagtcaaataaccataaaggagatggtattcaaactgttgaatgtgtgttgttgttgtagttaatttacgctgcactagagctgcacaatgggctattggcaacggtctgggaaatatccctgaggatgatccgaagacaagccatcacaattttgatcctctgcagagggaatggtacccccgcttcggtagcccaacgacctcattttacggtagagcagtttaacgaggaccaataccgcacaccctcggtccctacgcagactgatccaagtggtcacccaccggcacactgactgcagccagtgatgcttgacttcggtgatctgctgggaaccatgtcttaacgatcagtccactgagggACGTTGAATGtgtgaaaaatcatttattaactaCTTTTATCTAATAccgttaaacaaccagaattctgTCACTCCTAATGAAGACACgtagttccttgcagctgggtacGTATTGTTGCCGGGAAGATTAATCTGGTAGCCGACAGAGCAAAGGTCCAACGTTGAAAACGttcctccattccctttaaTACATGAACAACTTCCAGAATCCTGCACTCTCAGATAaccattacctaacgaaaagatCATGTGACAAGTTATTCTTTCTCACGTTCTTAAACTATGCTAgctataaattgtaaaaacacGTATAGAtttgtattcataattttattaccatGCTAGTAGTAAATGGTTTCGAAatcgtaaaggtaaaaattttctttaccataaattttacgATTAATTAGATGGGGAGACTGCTACTGGTTATTTTAGCCGACTGTCGGTTTCTAGAATGACTATTCTAACCGTGTACTTTATGTTAAACTCtaacattgaaataataaatcgtAAATTTCACGTAACATAAATCCGCgatgttcattaaaatttaatttcactgaAACTAAGTAATATTTGCTATTTGGAAATTATGATGAAGAAATTGCTTTATACTACTTAagaattattcttaatataCATCACTAAGGTATTATATCCCGCattgaactgatcgttaagccacgattcccagtagatcaccgaagtgaagcatcactgtctgcgatcagtgtgctggtggatgaccacttggattaaactgggtagggaccgagggtgtacggtattggtcctcgctaaactgttctaccgtaaagggcAAGACTTCTCGTGCAGGTCGTCAGGGTACCGAAGTggggatgccatcccctctgcagagattgaaaattgtgatggcatatctttggatcatcttcagggatgtttccctgactatcgccaatagcccattgtgcagctctagtgcgacgtaaatgaactgcaaCTAGTATAACTAAAGTATTATCCTGATTCAAACGTACTCAGTTCAGGTCGTTGGCGAAAATTGTCAAacttttttgttcttataatGGTTTTGCACTATTCCATTACTTTGTACATATTTAGTAAAGTTTATTTCGTCAACCGTTATGTTCTATTacgaaatgtaaaatttttttagttccagAAAGTACGATAAggaatctttttgttttaatatcaaggctgccaactactacgctttttaTAGAGCAACAAAATGTTTCATAGAAGTTACAtacaacaaacaaacaaacaaaaaacaaaagctttcaaaattttgtccaaTTTTGCCgacaattttattaagataaacagaacaataaatataaagcaaCTTACCTAGATACATTATTcctaagaaattatttatcatttcattattcctaaaatacaaataatttggtTATTATCTAAAGATGATctgcttaaagaaaaaaataaaacaaaatgtaacctGTGtaggtttatttattattactcaaTTATTATTGTCACAGAGTTCATTGCTAaccaattatatattttactgttacCCAATTTATTATCaccaaatttattgttaccaaattataattattacccAAAATATTGTTACCCAATAACCCAATTTATTGTTACCCAGTTTAGTGTTACCAAATTTATTgttatctaattattattacccAATTTATTGTTACCCAATTATTACTAAACTTTAGTcactataacttaaaatttcaataattttatagctATTAACTTTTACGTTTTTGcagaagatttttttcaacgacattaaaatgtaatagatatttaaaaaaaaaatttgttaattttttattaattttatttatttattaatttgcaaactTGGTATTTCGTCATGAATTTCAAcgctttaattttactttttaaattatttaaaagccactgcatttttttaaaaattatagtcaattttatttcaatgcacgaataaatattaaaattatctatggCAGGGTTCATACAAGAGGAGACAataatgttacaaatttaagtatactaattttcactttaaagttaaaaattggaAACCTGTTGCTTAGGTACCTCATTTTGGAAGCGTTAAGTAATGTGGTACATGCagacttattaaaatatacattatttaattaatttttctactacTTAAGTTTTTTAAGGACCATGCAAATCATCTGTAACAATATCAtagctatgaaataaaatgatttcatcGGGAAGTTTTTTTATACACCTGAATTGGTTAAGTATtcagttatgtttttattttggttcttcaaatttgatgatttattatgattgtgcaaaataatttaaataaatatatacacaacttgaaataatattctgcgaaaattactttaatcacTAAGAACTCTgaagaaaatagaattaaattactCTTTGAATCAAGCTATAATGTAATCGTTTTTATCCTGGTTCTAcaaatttgatgttttattatgattgagtaaattaatttaaataaatatatctaactttaaataatattcctcAAACATTACTTAAGTTACTAAGATGTTTGAAGAAAGTATAGTTCAATTACTCATTAAATTAAGCTATAATGTAATAGCTATGtgattttttccatgttttcatTGACTTTGAACAGTCTTgatcaaaaaatcaaaaagatcATTAATTActctaattcataaaaaaatttattttgcttttaattttattaagtaatgcaaatgattaaatttattaattgataatttcaacacttacatttacattaaaggtctttaaattaataaaaatatctcaagaaaatattattaaatcactATTTAAATCGAGCTGTAATAAAATAGCGATGATTTTGCGTAGTTTTCAATGAAGGCTAATAGtcgcaattaaaattttatagcatatcctaatttataaataacactCTTAACTATTGTGTTGAGTAAAAAGTCATAGCGTTTTtccttttctcaaatttttggaaggcatatatttacacaaaaagTGAAAGGTGTATCAATTATATGTCTTTGCTTTTGTTCtattacttttagtaaaaatttggtGAGTTTCATAACCCTCGTTCGTAGAAAGACCAGTCTTCATTTGCGGAAAAGCGAACTGAATTACAGCCACATCTGAATTTATCGTAGCAAGGAGTTTAGAAGAGAGTGAAAGAAGTGGAAGTTTTACAACTCAAGGTCAGGAGAGTACGATAGGTGGGGCAATACGTCCCATCCAAACTCCAACAACTTTCAATTGGACGCCAAATATGCGTGGTCTCGCGTTCTCGTAATGGAACACTACCTTTTTAAGATTGATAAGCTTAGGGATCTTCTGGAAGAGAATTACGTTCAAACTGTCCTAGTGCCTACAGTACACGTCTAGATTGATTGTTCCGTTCCCTGGTCGGAGCTCAAAAAACACCATACACTACTTCCAATCCCAATAACCTGTCTGTgatgaagttttgtttttttattcgtCAATGGCGAATCCTCATCGCGCGACGAAACCCGTATCACTGCTCACACAACCATATACACACCATTTCTCATCACCATTTATATCAAAACaaccatttttttcaagaactgGTAGTTTTCTTCACGTTTCAAGAACTTCTTAGAGTTCATAAGAAACACATCTCAGCTTGCTTACGCATCCCAGTTTCTTTAGatgtattttaatacttttttgagtgattttaactGTCCCTGCAATCTCTCGCGTCATGTAAAGTAGGTTCGACATGATGAGTGCCATTATTTTGTCATATCATCAATATAACTAGGCCTTCCTGATCTTCACCGTAAACTTTACGCAGCTTTTCACAACTTTGATACACGTTTTTCCATTTACTttgataaaatagtaaaatatagcgaaaatgaaaacattgattttccATGTTTAACGTGTTGTCAAGTCTCCGAAACTCAACGAAATATCTCAATTTGTTCTTTACAATGAAGCTTAAACTGACTGTTATCAGCGGCATTGAAACTACAATTATAAATGGTTCAGGTATTTTGGAAACTGCACTACTGCCATCTGTTGCGAAAAAAACGCTATTACTTTTTACTCAACCCtatatgaaataatgaaatgatgtaaatgactaaaatataatgaaaatgacTAAATTTCCTAATCACTATATTCGATGCTTAAATTCACGCTATACATTTTTAGTCCACTATGCAATCTTAAAATACACTTTAACCAATCTTTAATTCACTGAAATTGTGTTGCAGAAccatgaaataattgttttcatttatattaataaattaaaatcaaataaaagggataaattgaaataatgtta
The nucleotide sequence above comes from Parasteatoda tepidariorum isolate YZ-2023 chromosome 6, CAS_Ptep_4.0, whole genome shotgun sequence. Encoded proteins:
- the LOC107455072 gene encoding putative inorganic phosphate cotransporter, whose protein sequence is MINNFLGIMYLDPKTIYFPRRHVIVLLGCFGLLAVYTMRINLSVAIVAMTNHNHTKTIPENSTIEEVLECPNLARNQSTNEVPSYKGEKYDWNPRIQGIILGAYYQGYVVTQLPGGILAEKFGAKWVFGGGVLATSIFSLLTPLAVSWGTTAFICVRVLQGFADGVTAPSIQIAISKWSPKMERSRASTIIFSGVMAGEVIAMTLSGVLCGLDTFGGWPSVFYLFGGMGVLWCICWFLFMYETPDIHPSISKEELFYIEDNQDVQSEKNISIPWKEMMLSAPVWAFTFAVIGHSFGYIMLMTELPTYLHTILRYDLTSNGILCAIPFILQLVVSWIASWAADKLRTTNKFSITFIRKLFNTIGMSGPPICLLAVTQSGCRPELIVALLSIGLGIDGCVFSGYNITAVDMTPNFSGTIYGIANTIGSISGVIAPMVVAYFLHGGNTTANWSKIFYTTVAIYFICSAAFLAFGSAELQQWNSGKIEEKKEKDKETNISNPVINHRISISETFKC